The Mangrovimonas cancribranchiae nucleotide sequence GCTTATCTAGTGTTTATAATGTTGTCTGTGTTATAAATAAAAAAGACCTGCCCAAAAAAAAGCAAGTCTTTTTATTATAAACAAAAACAGATGTTTTTTATACGTCTGCAGATTTAACAGTCTCAACAATTCGTCCTGCGATTTTGTATGGGTCGCCGTTAGATGCTGGTCTTCTGTCTTCCAGCCAGCCTTTCCAGCCTTTTTCAACTGTGATAATAGGAATTCTTATAGAGGCACCTCTATCTGAAATGCCATAGCTAAAGTCATCTATAGATGCCGTTTCGTGATCTCCAGTTAAACGCTCGTCGTTAAACTCTCCATAAACAGCAATATGTTCTTTAGTTACAGGTCTAAAGGCTTCACAAATTTTCATGTAAGTCTCTTTGTCACCACATTCTCTTAAGATAGAGTTAGAGAAGTTGGCATGCATACCAGACCCGTTCCAATCTCCTTTTACAGGTTTTGGATGGTATTCAATATAATAACCATATTTTTCGGTTAATCGATCTAGTAAGTATCGTGCAATCCAAATTTCATCGCCCGCCTTTTTTGCTCCTTTAGCAAAAAGTTGAAACTCCCATTGTCCTGAAGCAACTTCTTGATTGATGCCTTCAAAGTTTAAACCAGCCTCAATACATAAATCTGCATGTTCTT carries:
- a CDS encoding glutamine synthetase beta-grasp domain-containing protein gives rise to the protein MAKSKLEYIWLDGYYPTQNMRSKTKIEENFSGKLEDCPIWSFDGSSTKQAEGNSSDCLLKPVAIFPDPARKNGYLVMTEVLNADGTPHESNARATINDDNNDFWFGFEQEYFIMDTHTQLPLGFPIGGYPGPQGMYYCSVGGRNTHGRDFVEEHADLCIEAGLNFEGINQEVASGQWEFQLFAKGAKKAGDEIWIARYLLDRLTEKYGYYIEYHPKPVKGDWNGSGMHANFSNSILRECGDKETYMKICEAFRPVTKEHIAVYGEFNDERLTGDHETASIDDFSYGISDRGASIRIPIITVEKGWKGWLEDRRPASNGDPYKIAGRIVETVKSADV